A window of Microbacterium luteolum contains these coding sequences:
- a CDS encoding FAD-dependent oxidoreductase — protein MNLTTDVAVIGGGLGGVAAALAVLERGHRVVLTEEYAWLGGQLTSQAVPPDEHIWVEQFGVTARYRALRDGIRRYYRDHYPLSEEARADQTLNPGRGRVSRLCHEPRVAVAVIEQLLAPYRSNGQLVVLQPAKPVAASVVDDVVRSVTVEHGRTGIRTVIEASFVLDATETGDLLPLTGTAYVVGAEARSETGEPSAAAVADPENVQSIAWCFVFDHVDGDHTIPRPVDYDEWKQLELPFWGAPMLSFTAPNPRTLEPEERTLDVNPALDRSGDPRVDAGDTDLWQFRRIAARQTFREGFAPSDIVLANWPQLDYVGGSIIDSTDRESHLAAAKAQSLAYFHWLQTEAPRPDGGYGWPGLRLRGDVIGSDDGFAQAPYIRESRRIRALRTVVEQDISVAHRGHGGPATFDDTVGVGMYRIDLHPSTGGDNYIDVECAPFEIPLGALIPVRTKNLLAAAKNIGTTHITNGAYRLHPVEWNIGESAGELAGFCLEQGHRPHDVAAEAALTAQLQSRLGEVGVEIHWPEIIGY, from the coding sequence GCTCGAGCGCGGCCATCGCGTCGTGCTCACCGAGGAGTACGCCTGGCTCGGCGGACAGCTCACCTCGCAGGCCGTGCCGCCCGACGAGCACATCTGGGTCGAGCAGTTCGGCGTGACCGCTCGCTACCGCGCCCTGCGCGACGGCATCCGCCGCTACTACCGCGACCACTACCCTCTCTCCGAGGAGGCGCGCGCCGACCAAACGCTGAATCCGGGGCGCGGGCGCGTGAGCCGCCTCTGCCACGAACCCCGGGTGGCGGTCGCGGTCATCGAGCAACTGCTGGCGCCGTACCGGTCCAACGGGCAGCTCGTCGTCCTGCAGCCGGCCAAGCCGGTCGCGGCGTCAGTCGTCGACGACGTGGTGCGCTCGGTCACCGTCGAGCACGGGCGCACCGGCATCCGCACCGTCATCGAGGCGTCGTTCGTGCTGGATGCCACCGAGACCGGAGACCTGCTGCCGCTGACCGGAACCGCGTACGTCGTCGGCGCCGAGGCCCGCTCCGAGACGGGCGAGCCGAGCGCGGCCGCGGTGGCCGATCCCGAGAACGTGCAGTCGATCGCCTGGTGCTTCGTCTTCGACCACGTCGACGGCGACCACACGATCCCGCGTCCCGTCGACTACGACGAATGGAAGCAGCTCGAACTGCCCTTCTGGGGTGCGCCGATGCTGTCGTTCACCGCGCCGAACCCGCGCACTCTGGAGCCGGAGGAGCGCACGCTCGACGTCAACCCCGCCCTCGATCGCTCCGGCGACCCGCGCGTCGACGCCGGCGACACCGATCTGTGGCAGTTCCGTCGGATCGCTGCGCGGCAGACCTTCCGCGAGGGCTTCGCCCCGAGCGACATCGTGCTGGCGAACTGGCCGCAGCTCGACTACGTCGGCGGGTCCATCATCGACAGCACCGACCGCGAGTCCCACCTCGCCGCGGCCAAGGCCCAGTCGCTGGCCTACTTCCACTGGCTGCAGACCGAGGCGCCGCGCCCCGACGGCGGATACGGCTGGCCCGGGCTCCGACTGCGCGGTGATGTCATCGGCAGCGACGACGGTTTCGCCCAGGCGCCGTACATCCGCGAGTCCCGCCGCATCCGAGCGCTGCGGACCGTGGTCGAGCAGGACATCTCCGTCGCCCACCGCGGACACGGGGGACCGGCGACCTTCGACGACACGGTCGGGGTGGGCATGTACCGCATCGATCTGCACCCGTCGACGGGCGGCGACAACTACATCGACGTCGAGTGCGCTCCGTTCGAGATCCCGCTCGGCGCGCTCATCCCCGTGCGGACGAAGAACCTGCTCGCCGCGGCGAAGAACATCGGCACCACTCACATCACCAACGGCGCGTACCGTCTGCACCCCGTCGAATGGAACATCGGCGAATCGGCCGGCGAGCTCGCCGGCTTCTGCCTCGAGCAGGGACACCGCCCCCACGACGTCGCGGCCGAG